Proteins from one Arsenophonus apicola genomic window:
- a CDS encoding IucA/IucC family protein, with protein sequence MNSLCTKVKSQTSHLTKKNWLYANQHLATKILRELFHEKIIQPLNCGDSYSIEIGQSHYRFQAQSYQLDHLDINPSSISRSKNGQPQVIDAIALIIELLPLLDISASMLPIYLDEISSTLYGYAFKYQNNRFTAHDLVRADYQIVETAMTEGHPVFIANNGRIGFDADDYLHYAPESANPIKLVWIAAHRNKTVFSSLSSLSYSALMEQELEKYLLTQFAQYMQTLDLDLADYYLMPLHPWQWKHRIAISFAADIANQDIVYLGEGHHDYLAQQSIRTFFNISQPQKNYVKTALSVLNMGFMRGLDPHSMVTTPSVNEWLNHLVQSDKFLQQKGFTILREHAAIGYFNPYFEIAIKNNNPHKKMLSALWRESPMTILNSDQRLMTMASLLHLDNQGKAVVAALIEDSAITVADWISRYLDVYLSPLLHTFFAYDLVFMPHGENLMLVLENNLPVKMLMKDIGEEIAILNSDIQLPKEIEFLHVTVKDEMKINYILLDIFDCFFRYLVPLLQKHLSFAESHFWQLVAQCIYNYQSQHLELIEKFAKFDLFKPDFVRVCLNRLQMANNQQMIDLDDREKNLKFAEKLRNPLYAFRDNYAVKVQMNKTITISN encoded by the coding sequence ATGAACTCACTATGTACAAAAGTAAAATCACAAACTTCACATCTGACTAAAAAGAATTGGTTATATGCAAACCAGCACCTAGCCACCAAAATATTACGTGAGCTTTTTCACGAAAAAATAATTCAGCCACTAAATTGTGGCGATAGTTATTCGATTGAGATTGGCCAATCACACTATCGTTTTCAAGCGCAAAGCTATCAACTTGATCATTTAGATATTAATCCTAGCTCGATAAGTAGGAGTAAGAATGGTCAACCACAAGTTATTGATGCCATCGCCCTTATTATTGAATTGTTGCCATTATTGGATATTTCTGCCTCAATGCTACCTATCTATCTTGATGAAATATCCAGCACACTTTATGGTTATGCGTTTAAGTATCAAAATAATCGATTCACGGCACATGATCTGGTACGAGCTGATTATCAGATAGTAGAAACCGCGATGACCGAAGGCCACCCAGTATTTATCGCAAATAATGGCAGGATCGGTTTTGATGCTGATGACTATTTACATTATGCACCAGAAAGCGCCAATCCAATCAAATTGGTCTGGATTGCTGCCCATCGTAATAAAACCGTTTTCTCCTCATTATCGTCACTCTCATATTCGGCATTAATGGAACAAGAATTAGAGAAGTATTTGCTCACGCAATTTGCCCAATATATGCAGACATTAGATTTAGATTTAGCGGATTATTATTTAATGCCGCTCCATCCCTGGCAATGGAAACATCGGATTGCAATTAGTTTTGCCGCTGATATTGCCAATCAAGATATTGTTTATTTGGGCGAAGGTCATCATGATTATCTGGCTCAACAATCTATTCGTACCTTTTTTAATATTAGTCAACCGCAAAAAAATTATGTCAAAACGGCATTATCAGTGCTGAATATGGGATTTATGCGTGGGTTAGATCCACATAGCATGGTAACAACACCCAGTGTTAATGAATGGCTTAATCATCTAGTCCAGTCTGATAAATTTTTACAGCAAAAAGGGTTCACTATCCTACGTGAACATGCAGCAATAGGTTATTTTAATCCTTATTTTGAAATAGCGATTAAGAACAATAATCCGCATAAAAAAATGTTATCAGCATTGTGGCGAGAAAGCCCGATGACCATTTTAAACAGCGATCAGCGTTTGATGACCATGGCTTCATTATTACATCTTGATAATCAAGGTAAAGCTGTTGTTGCCGCACTCATTGAAGATTCTGCCATTACAGTAGCAGATTGGATCTCACGTTATTTAGATGTTTATCTGTCACCATTGCTACATACTTTTTTTGCCTACGATTTGGTCTTTATGCCACATGGTGAAAACTTAATGTTGGTGTTAGAAAACAATCTACCGGTAAAAATGTTAATGAAGGATATTGGTGAAGAGATTGCTATCTTAAATAGTGATATTCAATTACCCAAAGAAATTGAGTTTCTTCATGTCACGGTCAAAGATGAGATGAAAATTAACTATATTCTGCTGGATATTTTTGACTGTTTTTTCCGTTATCTTGTCCCTCTACTGCAAAAACATCTTTCTTTCGCGGAAAGTCATTTTTGGCAATTAGTGGCTCAGTGTATCTATAACTACCAATCACAACATTTAGAACTAATAGAAAAATTCGCTAAGTTTGATCTGTTTAAGCCAGATTTTGTGCGTGTTTGTCTGAATCGGTTACAAATGGCGAATAATCAACAGATGATCGATCTTGATGATCGAGAAAAAAATCTGAAATTCGCCGAAAAATTGCGCAATCCTCTCTATGCATTCCGTGATAACTATGCAGTTAAGGTGCAGATGAACAAGACAATAACAATATCGAACTAA
- the pgmB gene encoding beta-phosphoglucomutase: MKKGMIFDLDGVIVDTAFYHFKAWQYLAKQIDIDFDAKFNESLKGISRVESLEKILRYGDKADAFSMAEKNILMNRKNDYYLQLLSKLTEKNILPGVLSFIKQAKKNKIPCAIASASKNATMILEQLNIKDYFDVIVDPHSLSKGKPDPEIFLTAANLIDVSPSEAIGFEDSQAGIEALNRANIFSVGISPQDNLVGADLRVDCFEKINFEQLLGM, encoded by the coding sequence ATGAAGAAGGGAATGATCTTCGATCTTGACGGTGTTATTGTCGATACTGCTTTTTATCATTTCAAAGCTTGGCAATATCTGGCTAAACAGATAGATATTGATTTTGATGCGAAGTTTAATGAAAGCTTGAAAGGAATAAGCAGAGTTGAGTCATTGGAAAAAATTTTACGTTATGGTGATAAAGCTGATGCTTTCAGTATGGCAGAAAAAAATATTCTGATGAACCGTAAAAATGATTACTATCTGCAATTACTCAGTAAACTGACAGAAAAAAATATTTTGCCTGGAGTTTTGTCTTTTATTAAGCAAGCCAAAAAAAACAAAATTCCTTGTGCGATAGCCTCCGCATCTAAAAATGCCACCATGATCCTCGAGCAACTTAATATTAAAGATTATTTTGATGTTATTGTTGATCCTCACTCTTTGTCTAAAGGCAAGCCGGATCCAGAGATCTTTTTAACTGCGGCCAATTTAATCGATGTGTCGCCTAGTGAAGCGATTGGTTTTGAAGATTCACAAGCTGGCATTGAAGCATTAAATAGAGCGAATATTTTTTCTGTTGGTATATCGCCACAAGACAATTTAGTCGGTGCTGATTTACGAGTTGACTGTTTTGAAAAAATTAATTTTGAGCAACTCTTGGGTATGTAA
- a CDS encoding glycoside hydrolase family 65 protein, whose amino-acid sequence MNYLHVVFKPQELVVYQAQMNNKSYPVTYQKINKLDLLALIKQIKLDFPHIQGGILKGDALAFYSPFCIEIANKDVVDMEKCFAEIFNVPFIRADILLDNAEETLKNALTEKQQTIGWSIDYCGYNPGKAEYTTESLLTVANGYLGLRGTLPEMVISDDTYPATYLAGLYNQAISVINGHQVHNEDFVNAPNAQYISLRIGQGKFVNLTDFKIISLYCRLDLQAGILSSELQIEDEAGRRLKIDCRKFTNMARMTHYSIEYQFCPLNFSDQITICTKTDGGTFNYGVERYRSLNSYHYQIKDLIADKHKTYLLAQTYQSKIGIGISTEISGDFFAPDSVENRINENSIVQQVVFSAEQGNCYRLEKNVAIAISTVFKQDWQQVNTWQLPNFAAQLAESQLAWQTLWRESDIVIAGDMMTQKLLRLHTYHLLASCSPLTNGKHKLDVSVTARGLHGEAYRGHIFWDEIFILPFYIMHFPTTARQLLMYRYRRLPAAKHAASQAGYQGAMFPWQSGHDGSEQTQTLHINPLTGKWDPDHSHLQCHISLSIAYNVWLYWLNTGDKPFMIDFGLELLIEIAKFWLSKTVWDASTNRYHITGVMGPDEFHEYSLGNKEAGLQDNAYTNLMVAWLFNQIDIIALSLSKPDLNNILNRVDINTDFWQQLTTIKQNLALSINEQNIIGQFDGYFALKEIDWQKYRNKYVNIYRLDRILRAEGKSADNYKVAKQADLLMVFHNLRQDVIKNLLKKMNYPTSDNYVEKNFNYYFSRTSHGSTLSRIVHASLAENIKSSALSWQLYNEALFSDYQDIQGGTTAEGIHTGVMAATLNMTIMTYGGVDIRQPLLDINPSLPTHWRHLQFKLCHLGVNYQFFITQEKLSITCDQDTEIKVGKQAYQIFAGKIANFDYKNEVVA is encoded by the coding sequence ATGAATTATTTGCATGTTGTTTTTAAACCACAAGAATTAGTGGTTTACCAAGCCCAAATGAATAATAAATCTTATCCGGTTACCTATCAGAAAATTAATAAATTAGATTTATTAGCGTTAATTAAGCAAATTAAATTAGATTTTCCCCATATTCAGGGTGGAATATTAAAAGGAGATGCGTTAGCGTTTTATTCGCCATTTTGTATAGAAATTGCTAATAAAGATGTTGTTGATATGGAGAAATGTTTTGCTGAAATATTTAATGTTCCTTTCATTCGAGCAGATATTTTGCTTGATAATGCTGAAGAAACATTAAAAAATGCTTTAACAGAGAAACAACAAACAATAGGTTGGAGCATTGATTATTGCGGATATAATCCAGGCAAAGCGGAATATACCACTGAGTCTTTATTGACTGTTGCAAATGGATATTTAGGATTAAGGGGTACGTTACCTGAAATGGTAATCAGTGATGATACCTATCCGGCAACTTATCTTGCTGGGCTTTATAATCAAGCTATTTCGGTAATAAATGGTCACCAAGTGCATAATGAAGATTTCGTGAATGCACCCAATGCACAATATATCTCGCTACGTATTGGCCAAGGTAAATTTGTTAATCTTACTGATTTTAAGATCATATCTCTTTATTGTCGATTAGACTTGCAAGCAGGGATTTTATCGAGTGAATTACAAATTGAAGATGAAGCAGGGCGTCGCTTAAAAATAGATTGTCGAAAATTTACTAATATGGCAAGAATGACGCACTACAGTATTGAATATCAATTTTGTCCGTTAAACTTTTCTGATCAAATAACCATTTGTACCAAAACAGATGGTGGAACGTTTAATTATGGTGTTGAACGTTATCGTTCGCTCAATTCTTATCATTATCAGATAAAAGATTTAATTGCTGATAAACACAAAACCTATTTATTAGCGCAAACCTATCAAAGTAAAATAGGTATTGGTATTTCGACAGAAATTAGTGGTGATTTCTTTGCGCCAGATAGTGTCGAAAATAGGATAAATGAAAATAGTATTGTTCAACAAGTGGTTTTTTCTGCGGAGCAAGGCAACTGTTATCGGTTAGAGAAAAATGTAGCGATCGCGATTTCTACTGTTTTTAAACAAGATTGGCAACAGGTAAATACATGGCAATTGCCTAATTTTGCCGCTCAGTTAGCAGAAAGTCAGCTTGCTTGGCAAACACTGTGGCGGGAAAGTGATATTGTCATTGCTGGTGATATGATGACGCAAAAACTTCTGCGTTTACATACTTATCATCTATTAGCCTCTTGTTCCCCATTAACGAATGGCAAACATAAATTAGATGTTTCTGTTACTGCCAGAGGTTTACATGGAGAAGCTTACCGAGGGCATATTTTTTGGGATGAGATATTCATTCTGCCATTTTATATTATGCATTTTCCAACAACCGCTCGCCAATTACTGATGTACCGTTATCGGCGGTTACCTGCCGCAAAACATGCGGCTTCACAAGCCGGTTATCAAGGTGCTATGTTTCCGTGGCAATCAGGTCACGATGGTAGTGAGCAGACGCAAACCTTACATATAAATCCGCTGACAGGAAAATGGGATCCTGATCATAGTCACTTACAGTGTCATATTTCTTTAAGCATTGCTTATAATGTTTGGTTATATTGGCTAAATACTGGCGATAAGCCATTTATGATCGACTTTGGGCTGGAATTATTAATTGAGATTGCCAAGTTTTGGCTGAGTAAAACAGTCTGGGATGCATCGACTAATCGATATCATATTACCGGGGTGATGGGACCAGATGAATTTCATGAATATAGTCTAGGCAATAAAGAAGCCGGTTTGCAGGATAATGCTTATACTAATTTAATGGTGGCATGGTTATTTAATCAAATTGACATAATAGCTTTGTCTCTGTCAAAACCGGATTTAAATAATATTTTAAATCGAGTTGATATCAATACTGATTTCTGGCAGCAATTAACAACCATTAAACAAAACTTAGCGTTGTCAATTAATGAGCAAAATATCATAGGTCAATTTGATGGTTATTTTGCCCTTAAAGAAATTGATTGGCAAAAATACCGCAATAAATACGTTAATATTTATCGGTTAGACAGAATACTGCGCGCTGAAGGGAAATCAGCCGATAATTACAAAGTCGCTAAACAAGCAGACTTGCTTATGGTATTTCATAACCTTAGGCAAGATGTTATAAAAAATTTATTAAAAAAAATGAACTATCCTACCTCTGATAATTATGTAGAAAAAAATTTCAATTATTATTTTTCTCGAACTTCCCACGGTTCGACACTATCTCGTATTGTCCATGCTTCTTTGGCTGAGAATATTAAATCGTCAGCTTTATCATGGCAATTATATAATGAGGCTCTATTTTCTGACTATCAGGATATTCAAGGTGGAACGACAGCAGAAGGTATTCATACTGGCGTAATGGCCGCTACCCTCAATATGACAATTATGACATATGGTGGGGTAGATATTCGTCAACCGTTATTGGATATCAATCCTTCATTACCTACTCATTGGCGGCATCTTCAGTTTAAGTTGTGCCACTTAGGCGTTAATTACCAATTTTTTATTACGCAAGAAAAATTATCTATCACTTGTGATCAGGATACTGAAATAAAGGTGGGTAAGCAGGCGTATCAGATTTTTGCCGGTAAAATTGCTAACTTTGATTATAAAAATGAGGTAGTTGCATGA
- the treB gene encoding PTS trehalose transporter subunit IIBC encodes MLKNITINYVNINKIISTIGGRNNVNSFTHCLTRLRFILHEPEKANIEDLKKLPEVKGCFNQAGQLQIVIGTNVDKYYKAIQEQFDITNSDDDEKGAKIAIKKKPKIWTRLITNLAEIFFPLLPALICGGLLLGLRNVLGEMPIVNNQPLVAFYPALKPIYDFLWLPCEAIFHFLPVAICWSAVKKIGGTPILGIILGITLVSPQLMNAYNLGNQLPAVWDFGLFTIQKVGYQAQVIPAIFAGLFLGWFEIFIRRYVPGYLKFVIVPIITLSISVFVAHGILGPIGRMIGNEIAEVVRIIMFGGFAPIGSAIFGFTYPLLVISGVHHTTLAIDLQIMQAQGGTPIWPIIALSNIAQASAVVGIIIVSRKENEREVTIPAAIFAYLGVTEPALYSVNLYYRFPLLCAMVGSAFAGFICGACGVLSNGIGVGGLPGILSIQPIYWLVYSFATIIAIVVPIILTILIYRYQQRKGILISD; translated from the coding sequence ATGTTAAAGAACATCACAATAAATTACGTTAATATTAACAAGATTATTTCTACGATTGGTGGTAGAAATAATGTAAATAGTTTTACCCACTGTTTGACTCGATTACGTTTTATTTTACATGAACCAGAAAAGGCCAATATAGAAGATTTAAAAAAACTGCCGGAAGTTAAAGGTTGTTTTAATCAAGCAGGGCAATTACAAATTGTTATTGGTACTAATGTAGATAAATATTATAAAGCAATTCAAGAACAATTTGATATAACAAACAGTGACGACGACGAAAAAGGGGCTAAGATAGCGATTAAAAAGAAGCCAAAAATTTGGACTCGGTTAATAACTAATCTGGCTGAAATTTTTTTCCCTTTGTTGCCTGCGCTTATTTGTGGCGGCTTGTTGTTAGGTTTGAGAAATGTTTTAGGTGAAATGCCAATAGTAAATAATCAACCATTAGTGGCATTTTATCCTGCACTAAAACCAATTTATGATTTTCTCTGGTTGCCCTGTGAGGCAATTTTTCATTTTTTGCCGGTTGCAATTTGCTGGTCAGCAGTAAAAAAAATAGGCGGAACGCCAATATTAGGTATTATTCTTGGAATTACATTAGTTTCACCACAGTTAATGAATGCCTATAATTTAGGTAATCAGTTACCTGCTGTTTGGGATTTTGGTCTATTTACTATTCAAAAAGTAGGTTATCAGGCTCAAGTTATTCCCGCTATTTTTGCTGGCTTATTTTTAGGTTGGTTTGAAATATTTATACGTCGTTATGTTCCAGGTTATTTAAAATTTGTGATTGTTCCTATTATTACGTTGAGCATTTCTGTTTTTGTGGCCCATGGAATACTCGGTCCCATAGGACGAATGATAGGTAACGAAATTGCAGAAGTAGTTAGAATTATCATGTTCGGTGGTTTTGCGCCAATCGGCTCTGCTATTTTTGGTTTCACCTATCCTCTATTAGTAATCAGTGGCGTGCATCATACTACGTTGGCGATTGATCTGCAGATAATGCAAGCGCAGGGTGGAACACCAATTTGGCCAATTATTGCGCTTTCCAATATCGCACAAGCCTCCGCTGTAGTTGGCATTATTATTGTCAGTCGTAAAGAAAATGAACGTGAAGTCACCATCCCAGCCGCTATCTTTGCTTATCTGGGAGTTACTGAGCCGGCGCTTTATAGTGTTAATCTTTATTATCGTTTTCCCTTGCTCTGCGCTATGGTAGGTTCTGCTTTTGCCGGTTTTATCTGCGGTGCTTGTGGCGTACTTTCCAACGGTATCGGTGTGGGCGGATTGCCGGGTATTCTTTCTATCCAACCGATTTATTGGCTAGTTTACTCATTTGCCACAATCATTGCTATTGTTGTTCCAATTATATTGACGATATTGATTTACCGTTATCAACAACGAAAAGGCATACTTATTTCTGATTAA
- a CDS encoding glycosyltransferase: protein MRKETFISIVFPFYNESERLESVIESIYNQKFKYKLFDLSNAELIFVDNNSTDDSVNKIIACQNRYNNLDIHIINEKIQGVSSARKKGMDYASLRAEKRRAQFNNWPKHYIVSADADCTVDQYWLDELIYTMITEDGDLGTCNYFYEKNDFIERPNLYKEINKTLRCRDFSFSLFGGFPDGKGFAVEKNIYDLVGGIEIFYQLQDGKFVEHLSDDWDFGIKVIAYGGKPVYSPKSYVKINSRRVDTLLNDVIHGIAYGENGVITMKDVRPLDNQLNHYQDLSLNDAEQAWFYSIKDYIPKNIILPALLNPNILINNQEVIKFFTPDIAKDLYNRIKEIKNETSITDFKPIHSYKTPAFRLYFEFKEEIFNSLRRYVGEDIGFPPPLPDCFNAIDNKDFNRFVYYFCEDRESGEAHNYFANGGVF, encoded by the coding sequence ATGCGTAAAGAAACCTTCATATCTATTGTATTCCCTTTTTATAATGAAAGTGAACGATTAGAAAGTGTCATAGAATCAATTTATAATCAAAAATTTAAATATAAACTTTTTGATCTTAGTAATGCTGAGTTAATTTTCGTTGATAATAATTCAACCGATGATTCTGTTAACAAAATTATTGCTTGTCAAAACAGATATAACAATCTAGATATTCATATTATTAATGAAAAAATTCAAGGCGTTTCTTCAGCAAGAAAAAAAGGGATGGATTATGCCTCCCTAAGAGCTGAAAAACGGCGGGCTCAATTTAACAACTGGCCAAAACATTATATTGTTTCAGCTGATGCTGATTGTACTGTAGATCAATATTGGCTTGACGAACTTATTTATACAATGATCACCGAAGATGGTGATTTAGGTACCTGTAATTATTTTTATGAAAAAAATGATTTTATCGAGCGACCTAATTTATATAAAGAAATAAATAAGACATTACGCTGTCGTGATTTTTCATTCTCCTTGTTTGGTGGCTTTCCTGATGGAAAAGGATTTGCTGTTGAAAAAAATATTTATGATCTTGTTGGTGGCATTGAAATATTTTACCAATTACAAGATGGTAAATTTGTCGAACATTTATCTGACGATTGGGATTTTGGTATCAAAGTTATTGCTTATGGTGGAAAACCAGTATATTCACCAAAATCATATGTAAAAATTAATAGTCGAAGAGTAGACACCTTATTAAATGATGTTATCCATGGCATCGCCTATGGTGAAAATGGCGTTATTACAATGAAGGATGTAAGGCCATTAGACAATCAATTAAATCATTATCAAGATTTAAGTCTTAATGATGCTGAACAAGCCTGGTTTTATTCAATCAAAGATTATATCCCGAAAAACATTATATTACCGGCGTTATTAAATCCTAATATTTTGATTAATAACCAAGAAGTTATTAAATTTTTCACACCTGACATTGCCAAGGATCTCTATAATAGGATTAAAGAAATCAAAAATGAAACCAGTATTACTGATTTCAAACCCATACATTCTTACAAAACCCCCGCCTTCCGACTCTATTTTGAATTTAAAGAAGAGATATTTAACTCACTTCGCCGTTATGTAGGTGAAGACATAGGTTTTCCTCCTCCGCTTCCTGACTGTTTTAACGCTATAGATAACAAAGATTTTAATAGATTTGTTTATTATTTTTGTGAGGATAGAGAATCAGGAGAGGCTCACAATTATTTTGCTAATGGTGGAGTGTTCTAA
- a CDS encoding radical SAM protein, giving the protein MRDTYIASLNDIDEKYPRPNICNILSKKENTDLLEYVIKDPFGCHIFPGDIDNYPLTSFFDDMNKEIKKAENIHLWVYIPTCRYRCHFCQFPTVIVNPKSAKADSLFKEIVDLNIKEATLWLKQVPNLANVSIGEFNIFGGTPSLLPDSELKRLINFYKDNFNFSSTTMRFEGEPGSLNKEYLSLLKELGFSKLSFGTQSFQDHLIKACGRKHTAEECFKTIADANTLGFELISVDLIFDILPHLHTS; this is encoded by the coding sequence ATGCGAGATACTTATATTGCCTCTCTTAATGATATTGATGAAAAATATCCTAGACCAAATATATGCAATATTTTAAGTAAAAAAGAAAATACAGATTTACTTGAGTATGTCATTAAAGATCCTTTTGGTTGTCATATTTTCCCCGGCGATATTGACAATTATCCCTTAACCTCATTTTTTGATGATATGAATAAGGAGATAAAAAAGGCTGAAAATATTCATCTCTGGGTCTATATTCCAACTTGTCGTTATCGATGCCACTTTTGTCAGTTTCCTACCGTTATAGTGAACCCTAAATCAGCAAAAGCTGACAGTTTATTTAAAGAAATCGTTGATCTTAATATTAAAGAGGCCACGCTTTGGTTAAAACAAGTACCAAATCTTGCTAATGTGAGTATTGGTGAATTTAATATATTTGGCGGTACACCTTCTCTTCTACCTGATAGCGAATTAAAAAGACTAATAAATTTTTATAAAGATAATTTTAACTTCTCATCCACAACTATGCGATTTGAAGGAGAGCCAGGTAGTCTTAATAAAGAATATTTATCGTTACTGAAAGAACTTGGTTTTTCTAAATTATCCTTTGGTACCCAATCATTTCAGGATCATTTAATTAAAGCCTGTGGCAGGAAACATACTGCTGAAGAATGTTTTAAAACCATTGCAGATGCTAATACATTAGGTTTTGAATTAATTAGTGTCGATCTCATTTTTGACATCCTCCCCCACCTTCACACTTCGTGA
- the tnpA gene encoding IS200/IS605 family transposase: MQKYKINRSRHAAFLLHVHLVFVTKYRKKVLSGLHYKAFYQYAGEVCRDFGADLKESNGESDHVHMLIEYPPTVQLSVLVNSLKAVTSRRLRNEFLDLRGAYGKPVLWSRSYFAGSCGGAPLEVVKQYIQNQRG, from the coding sequence ATGCAAAAATATAAAATCAACCGTTCAAGACATGCAGCGTTTCTTTTACATGTTCACCTTGTCTTTGTGACTAAGTACCGAAAGAAAGTACTCAGTGGCTTGCACTACAAAGCATTTTATCAGTATGCAGGTGAAGTGTGTCGCGACTTTGGGGCTGATTTAAAGGAAAGTAACGGAGAGTCCGATCACGTTCATATGCTGATCGAGTACCCGCCCACAGTGCAGTTGTCAGTACTAGTAAACTCGCTGAAAGCGGTAACGTCTCGTCGTCTGCGTAATGAGTTTCTAGACTTGCGTGGGGCTTACGGCAAGCCAGTGTTGTGGTCTCGATCATACTTTGCAGGTTCGTGCGGGGGAGCACCGCTGGAAGTTGTTAAGCAATACATTCAAAATCAGCGTGGCTGA
- a CDS encoding LysR family transcriptional regulator: protein MFFSKRVEQFITIAQKGTFKEAADELCISPSALSKGMKEIEGQLGVQLFRHSGRGARLTSNGEKLYQELFPHYQDVSATTKKLILGFSSKKESVINIATDDAYFPDLASVISKIDSIESGILVDIKKYSNHLISDIICRIQADIFIGSREEENLPTNIESLALSSKLELGAAENIINNYKDKMELLLNNNIIQTESMLLSKGFERIKNLLMDKHKKNIISVSSIDDVFQILGDGKGISFIPKSNKNISLGKQHKVNFAIPPAPFNIEFRGKLYYKAEKKESLQWLIDLICD from the coding sequence ATGTTTTTCTCAAAAAGAGTTGAGCAATTTATAACTATTGCCCAAAAAGGAACTTTTAAAGAAGCGGCAGATGAGTTATGTATATCTCCTTCTGCCCTTAGTAAGGGAATGAAGGAAATAGAGGGGCAGTTAGGTGTTCAACTTTTTCGACACTCAGGAAGAGGAGCAAGATTAACTTCTAATGGGGAAAAATTATATCAAGAATTATTTCCACATTATCAGGATGTAAGTGCTACAACAAAAAAATTAATTTTAGGTTTTTCTAGTAAAAAAGAGTCTGTTATTAATATAGCGACAGATGATGCATATTTTCCTGATCTGGCATCAGTAATATCAAAAATAGACTCAATTGAATCGGGAATTCTTGTTGATATTAAGAAGTATTCTAATCATTTAATATCAGATATTATATGTCGTATTCAGGCTGATATTTTTATTGGTTCAAGAGAAGAGGAGAATTTACCTACTAATATTGAAAGCTTAGCACTATCTTCTAAGTTAGAGTTAGGTGCAGCTGAAAATATTATAAATAACTATAAAGATAAAATGGAATTACTGCTTAATAATAATATTATACAAACAGAAAGTATGTTGTTATCGAAAGGTTTTGAGAGAATAAAAAATTTATTAATGGATAAGCATAAGAAAAATATAATTTCAGTTTCAAGTATTGATGATGTTTTTCAGATATTAGGGGATGGGAAAGGTATTTCGTTTATTCCTAAATCCAATAAAAATATATCATTAGGTAAGCAACATAAGGTGAATTTTGCTATTCCTCCTGCACCTTTCAATATAGAATTTCGAGGAAAATTATATTATAAGGCTGAAAAAAAAGAATCTTTACAATGGCTTATAGATTTAATATGTGATTAA